The following coding sequences lie in one Nycticebus coucang isolate mNycCou1 chromosome 18, mNycCou1.pri, whole genome shotgun sequence genomic window:
- the FDXR gene encoding NADPH:adrenodoxin oxidoreductase, mitochondrial isoform X3 has protein sequence MVSRCWLWWRWSAWPRTRPPSTGSTPSRSRASLGLDRSPGKPANIKSPGLHQQFSTQEKTPQICVVGSGPAGFYTAQHLLKNVINTFTQTAHSDRCAFWGNVEVGRDVTVPELQEAYHAVVLSYGAEDHQALGIPGEELPGVLSARTFVGWYNGLPENRELTPDLSCDTAVILGQGNVALDVARILLTPPEHLERTDITKAALEVLRQSQVKTVWIVGRRGPLQVAFTIKELREMIQLPGTRPILDSENFLGLQDRIKEVPRPRKRLTELLLQTATHKPSGEEAAHQALASRVWGLRFFRSPQQVLPSPDGQRAAGIRLAVTRLEGVGEATWAVPTGDTEDLPCGLVLSSVGYKSRPIDPSVPFDPKLGVIPNTEGRVVDVPGLYCSGWVKRGPTGVIATTMSDSFLTGQMLLQDLKAGLLPSGPRPGAVAIQALLRSRGVRPVSFSDWEKLDAEEVARGQGAGKPREKLVDPREMLQLLGH, from the exons ATGGTTTCGCGCTGCTGGCTCTGGTGGCGCTGGTCAGCGTGGCCTCGGACCCGGCCGCCATCCACCGGGAGCACCCCGAGTAGGAGCAGGGCATCTTTGGGGCTGGATAGGAGCCCGGGGAAACCGGCGAACATTAAGT CCCCAGGCTTACACCAGCAGTTCTCTACACAAGAGAAGACTCCCCAGATCTGTGTGGTGGGCAGCGGCCCAGCTGGCTTCTACACTGCCCAACATTTGTTAAAG AATGTCATCAACACATTTACCCAGACAGCCCACTCTGACCGCTGTGCCTTTTGGGGCAACGTGGAGGTGGGCAGGGATGTGACAGTTCCCGAGCTGCAGGAGGCCTACCATGCTGTGGTGCTG AGCTACGGGGCAGAGGACCACCAGGCCCTGGGCATCCCTGGGGAGGAGCTGCCGGGTGTGTTGTCGGCCCGGACCTTTGTGGGCTGGTACAACGGGCTTCCTGAGAACCGGGAG CTGACACCAGACCTGAGCTGTGACACAGCCGTGATTCTGGGGCAGGGGAATGTGGCTCTAGATGTGGCCCGAATCCTACTGACCCCACCTGAGCACCTGGAG AGAACAGACATCACGAAGGCAGCTCTGGAAGTACTGAGGCAGAGTCAGGTGAAAACGGTGTGGATAGTGGGCCGGCGTGGACCCCTGCAAGTGGCCTTCACTATTAAG GAACTTCGGGAGATGATTCAGTTACCAGGAACCCGGCCCATTTTGGATTCTGAAAATTTCTTGGGCCTTCAGGACAGAATCAAGG AGGTCCCCCGCCCAAGGAAGCGTCTGACGGAACTGTTGCTTCAAACAGCCACACACAAGCCAAGTGGGGAGGAGGCTGCCCACCAGGCTCTGGCCTCCCGTGTCTGGGGCCTTCGATTTTTCCGAAGCCCCCAGCAGGTACTGCCCTCACCAGATGGGCAGAGGGCAGCAGGCATTCGCCTGGCAGTCACCAGATTGGAG GGTGTTGGTGAGGCCACCTGGGCAGTGCCCACGGGGGATACAGAGGACCTCCCTTGTGGCCTGGTGCTGAGCAGCGTTGGGTATAAGAGCCGCCCTATTGACCCCAGTGTGCCCTTTGACCCCAAACTTGGGGTCATTCCCAATACGGAGGGCCGGGTTGTGGATGTACCAG GCCTCTACTGCAGTGGCTGGGTAAAAAGGGGACCCACAGGTGTCATAGCCACAACCATGAGCGACAGCTTCCTCACTGGTCAGATGCTGCTGCAGGACCTGAAGGCTGGATTGCTTCCCTCTGGCCCCAGGCCTGGTGCGGTGGCCATCCAGGCCCTGCTCAGAAGTCGAG GGGTCCGGCCAGTCTCTTTCTCAGATTGGGAGAAGCTGGATGCTGAGGAGGTGGCCCGGGGCCAGGGTGCTGGGAAGCCCCGGGAGAAGCTGGTGGACCCAAGGGAGATGCTGCAGTTGCTGGGGCACTGA
- the FDXR gene encoding NADPH:adrenodoxin oxidoreductase, mitochondrial isoform X1: MVSRCWLWWRWSAWPRTRPPSTGSTPSRSRASLGLDRSPGKPANIKSPGLHQQFSTQEKTPQICVVGSGPAGFYTAQHLLKHHPQAHVDIYEKQFVPFGLVRFGVAPDHPEVKNVINTFTQTAHSDRCAFWGNVEVGRDVTVPELQEAYHAVVLSYGAEDHQALGIPGEELPGVLSARTFVGWYNGLPENRELTPDLSCDTAVILGQGNVALDVARILLTPPEHLERTDITKAALEVLRQSQVKTVWIVGRRGPLQVAFTIKELREMIQLPGTRPILDSENFLGLQDRIKEVPRPRKRLTELLLQTATHKPSGEEAAHQALASRVWGLRFFRSPQQVLPSPDGQRAAGIRLAVTRLEGVGEATWAVPTGDTEDLPCGLVLSSVGYKSRPIDPSVPFDPKLGVIPNTEGRVVDVPGLYCSGWVKRGPTGVIATTMSDSFLTGQMLLQDLKAGLLPSGPRPGAVAIQALLRSRGVRPVSFSDWEKLDAEEVARGQGAGKPREKLVDPREMLQLLGH; encoded by the exons ATGGTTTCGCGCTGCTGGCTCTGGTGGCGCTGGTCAGCGTGGCCTCGGACCCGGCCGCCATCCACCGGGAGCACCCCGAGTAGGAGCAGGGCATCTTTGGGGCTGGATAGGAGCCCGGGGAAACCGGCGAACATTAAGT CCCCAGGCTTACACCAGCAGTTCTCTACACAAGAGAAGACTCCCCAGATCTGTGTGGTGGGCAGCGGCCCAGCTGGCTTCTACACTGCCCAACATTTGTTAAAG CACCACCCCCAGGCTCACGTGGACATCTATGAGAAGCAGTTTGTGCCCTTTGGCCTGGTGCGCTTTGGCGTGGCACCCGACCACCCGGAGGTGAAG AATGTCATCAACACATTTACCCAGACAGCCCACTCTGACCGCTGTGCCTTTTGGGGCAACGTGGAGGTGGGCAGGGATGTGACAGTTCCCGAGCTGCAGGAGGCCTACCATGCTGTGGTGCTG AGCTACGGGGCAGAGGACCACCAGGCCCTGGGCATCCCTGGGGAGGAGCTGCCGGGTGTGTTGTCGGCCCGGACCTTTGTGGGCTGGTACAACGGGCTTCCTGAGAACCGGGAG CTGACACCAGACCTGAGCTGTGACACAGCCGTGATTCTGGGGCAGGGGAATGTGGCTCTAGATGTGGCCCGAATCCTACTGACCCCACCTGAGCACCTGGAG AGAACAGACATCACGAAGGCAGCTCTGGAAGTACTGAGGCAGAGTCAGGTGAAAACGGTGTGGATAGTGGGCCGGCGTGGACCCCTGCAAGTGGCCTTCACTATTAAG GAACTTCGGGAGATGATTCAGTTACCAGGAACCCGGCCCATTTTGGATTCTGAAAATTTCTTGGGCCTTCAGGACAGAATCAAGG AGGTCCCCCGCCCAAGGAAGCGTCTGACGGAACTGTTGCTTCAAACAGCCACACACAAGCCAAGTGGGGAGGAGGCTGCCCACCAGGCTCTGGCCTCCCGTGTCTGGGGCCTTCGATTTTTCCGAAGCCCCCAGCAGGTACTGCCCTCACCAGATGGGCAGAGGGCAGCAGGCATTCGCCTGGCAGTCACCAGATTGGAG GGTGTTGGTGAGGCCACCTGGGCAGTGCCCACGGGGGATACAGAGGACCTCCCTTGTGGCCTGGTGCTGAGCAGCGTTGGGTATAAGAGCCGCCCTATTGACCCCAGTGTGCCCTTTGACCCCAAACTTGGGGTCATTCCCAATACGGAGGGCCGGGTTGTGGATGTACCAG GCCTCTACTGCAGTGGCTGGGTAAAAAGGGGACCCACAGGTGTCATAGCCACAACCATGAGCGACAGCTTCCTCACTGGTCAGATGCTGCTGCAGGACCTGAAGGCTGGATTGCTTCCCTCTGGCCCCAGGCCTGGTGCGGTGGCCATCCAGGCCCTGCTCAGAAGTCGAG GGGTCCGGCCAGTCTCTTTCTCAGATTGGGAGAAGCTGGATGCTGAGGAGGTGGCCCGGGGCCAGGGTGCTGGGAAGCCCCGGGAGAAGCTGGTGGACCCAAGGGAGATGCTGCAGTTGCTGGGGCACTGA
- the FDXR gene encoding NADPH:adrenodoxin oxidoreductase, mitochondrial isoform X2, protein MVSRCWLWWRWSAWPRTRPPSTGSTPTPGLHQQFSTQEKTPQICVVGSGPAGFYTAQHLLKHHPQAHVDIYEKQFVPFGLVRFGVAPDHPEVKNVINTFTQTAHSDRCAFWGNVEVGRDVTVPELQEAYHAVVLSYGAEDHQALGIPGEELPGVLSARTFVGWYNGLPENRELTPDLSCDTAVILGQGNVALDVARILLTPPEHLERTDITKAALEVLRQSQVKTVWIVGRRGPLQVAFTIKELREMIQLPGTRPILDSENFLGLQDRIKEVPRPRKRLTELLLQTATHKPSGEEAAHQALASRVWGLRFFRSPQQVLPSPDGQRAAGIRLAVTRLEGVGEATWAVPTGDTEDLPCGLVLSSVGYKSRPIDPSVPFDPKLGVIPNTEGRVVDVPGLYCSGWVKRGPTGVIATTMSDSFLTGQMLLQDLKAGLLPSGPRPGAVAIQALLRSRGVRPVSFSDWEKLDAEEVARGQGAGKPREKLVDPREMLQLLGH, encoded by the exons ATGGTTTCGCGCTGCTGGCTCTGGTGGCGCTGGTCAGCGTGGCCTCGGACCCGGCCGCCATCCACCGGGAGCACCCCGA CCCCAGGCTTACACCAGCAGTTCTCTACACAAGAGAAGACTCCCCAGATCTGTGTGGTGGGCAGCGGCCCAGCTGGCTTCTACACTGCCCAACATTTGTTAAAG CACCACCCCCAGGCTCACGTGGACATCTATGAGAAGCAGTTTGTGCCCTTTGGCCTGGTGCGCTTTGGCGTGGCACCCGACCACCCGGAGGTGAAG AATGTCATCAACACATTTACCCAGACAGCCCACTCTGACCGCTGTGCCTTTTGGGGCAACGTGGAGGTGGGCAGGGATGTGACAGTTCCCGAGCTGCAGGAGGCCTACCATGCTGTGGTGCTG AGCTACGGGGCAGAGGACCACCAGGCCCTGGGCATCCCTGGGGAGGAGCTGCCGGGTGTGTTGTCGGCCCGGACCTTTGTGGGCTGGTACAACGGGCTTCCTGAGAACCGGGAG CTGACACCAGACCTGAGCTGTGACACAGCCGTGATTCTGGGGCAGGGGAATGTGGCTCTAGATGTGGCCCGAATCCTACTGACCCCACCTGAGCACCTGGAG AGAACAGACATCACGAAGGCAGCTCTGGAAGTACTGAGGCAGAGTCAGGTGAAAACGGTGTGGATAGTGGGCCGGCGTGGACCCCTGCAAGTGGCCTTCACTATTAAG GAACTTCGGGAGATGATTCAGTTACCAGGAACCCGGCCCATTTTGGATTCTGAAAATTTCTTGGGCCTTCAGGACAGAATCAAGG AGGTCCCCCGCCCAAGGAAGCGTCTGACGGAACTGTTGCTTCAAACAGCCACACACAAGCCAAGTGGGGAGGAGGCTGCCCACCAGGCTCTGGCCTCCCGTGTCTGGGGCCTTCGATTTTTCCGAAGCCCCCAGCAGGTACTGCCCTCACCAGATGGGCAGAGGGCAGCAGGCATTCGCCTGGCAGTCACCAGATTGGAG GGTGTTGGTGAGGCCACCTGGGCAGTGCCCACGGGGGATACAGAGGACCTCCCTTGTGGCCTGGTGCTGAGCAGCGTTGGGTATAAGAGCCGCCCTATTGACCCCAGTGTGCCCTTTGACCCCAAACTTGGGGTCATTCCCAATACGGAGGGCCGGGTTGTGGATGTACCAG GCCTCTACTGCAGTGGCTGGGTAAAAAGGGGACCCACAGGTGTCATAGCCACAACCATGAGCGACAGCTTCCTCACTGGTCAGATGCTGCTGCAGGACCTGAAGGCTGGATTGCTTCCCTCTGGCCCCAGGCCTGGTGCGGTGGCCATCCAGGCCCTGCTCAGAAGTCGAG GGGTCCGGCCAGTCTCTTTCTCAGATTGGGAGAAGCTGGATGCTGAGGAGGTGGCCCGGGGCCAGGGTGCTGGGAAGCCCCGGGAGAAGCTGGTGGACCCAAGGGAGATGCTGCAGTTGCTGGGGCACTGA
- the FDXR gene encoding NADPH:adrenodoxin oxidoreductase, mitochondrial isoform X4: MIQLPGTRPILDSENFLGLQDRIKEVPRPRKRLTELLLQTATHKPSGEEAAHQALASRVWGLRFFRSPQQVLPSPDGQRAAGIRLAVTRLEGVGEATWAVPTGDTEDLPCGLVLSSVGYKSRPIDPSVPFDPKLGVIPNTEGRVVDVPGLYCSGWVKRGPTGVIATTMSDSFLTGQMLLQDLKAGLLPSGPRPGAVAIQALLRSRGVRPVSFSDWEKLDAEEVARGQGAGKPREKLVDPREMLQLLGH, from the exons ATGATTCAGTTACCAGGAACCCGGCCCATTTTGGATTCTGAAAATTTCTTGGGCCTTCAGGACAGAATCAAGG AGGTCCCCCGCCCAAGGAAGCGTCTGACGGAACTGTTGCTTCAAACAGCCACACACAAGCCAAGTGGGGAGGAGGCTGCCCACCAGGCTCTGGCCTCCCGTGTCTGGGGCCTTCGATTTTTCCGAAGCCCCCAGCAGGTACTGCCCTCACCAGATGGGCAGAGGGCAGCAGGCATTCGCCTGGCAGTCACCAGATTGGAG GGTGTTGGTGAGGCCACCTGGGCAGTGCCCACGGGGGATACAGAGGACCTCCCTTGTGGCCTGGTGCTGAGCAGCGTTGGGTATAAGAGCCGCCCTATTGACCCCAGTGTGCCCTTTGACCCCAAACTTGGGGTCATTCCCAATACGGAGGGCCGGGTTGTGGATGTACCAG GCCTCTACTGCAGTGGCTGGGTAAAAAGGGGACCCACAGGTGTCATAGCCACAACCATGAGCGACAGCTTCCTCACTGGTCAGATGCTGCTGCAGGACCTGAAGGCTGGATTGCTTCCCTCTGGCCCCAGGCCTGGTGCGGTGGCCATCCAGGCCCTGCTCAGAAGTCGAG GGGTCCGGCCAGTCTCTTTCTCAGATTGGGAGAAGCTGGATGCTGAGGAGGTGGCCCGGGGCCAGGGTGCTGGGAAGCCCCGGGAGAAGCTGGTGGACCCAAGGGAGATGCTGCAGTTGCTGGGGCACTGA